The Raphanus sativus cultivar WK10039 chromosome 6, ASM80110v3, whole genome shotgun sequence sequence GAGATCACCCTGATCAAGATGCCGATGAAATTCTCCTTCTCAAGCATGAGAATGTACGACAGAACCAGTGATTCCTATAATCATGTACCCCAGTACAAGTAGATGATGTTTATTACAACTATACAGAAAGAAATCCAGGAATCTATCATGTGCAAAAGTTTTAGATCAACATTGACCGGATACGTTCTGCAATGGTATATCAACTTACCCGACAGATCTATACACTCTTTCGCAGCTCTAACTTATAAGTTCGTATAACAATTTGCAAGCAGTAGAACCTCGAAAAGACGGCCGATGATGTATGTGAAATCCTTCAGCACTGAACCGAAATCTTACATAGCAACATAACACACTTTAACCATGAAAAGGTATCCATCTCCGGATCGATGTAACACCTCCTCAACCACCTCTGCTTTCAAAAGAGATCTGCTGCCCATAGTgaattttacaataaattaatcaGTATCAGTGTAGAACCATGGAGGATGTCCGCGCATAGGCACAAGTAAAAGAGAGGAAGACTCAATGTACCAGTCCAAACATTGGATCATAATGTCACTTTATTTTATACATCACACAACTTAAAGAAAGAGAATGGGGAACAAACTCCTTGATATTCTTTAAAGATAAACGAGGAAACTTAAGCTTAAGATAACTTTGCTCTTACCCTTTATCAAACATTTCCGCTTTTCTTGAGCCATTTTGTGAACTCTTCAAGCGTGTTCTCGTCTGTTTTATAGTGTTTCTTTACAAACTCATGAAGCATAGACCATGTAAAATCTGGATACTCTCTTTCACCTTCTAATTCCTCTGGTGGCTTTACCACTTTGTCCACTTTTGGAGATAGAAAGAATGCAATTGTCTTTCTTTCTGTCTCACTATTCACTACCGCCTGATGCAAAGAACTCTTGTATATTCCGTtggtaagagcatctccaatgtattactccaaattttactccaaaatggtgtaactccaaaatggagtaaggttttactccaatgtattactccatttttttactccaaaaatagttaataattgttaataatatcttatacttataaaagtttaccaattaaccccaactattttatgtttgcaaaaataccttaaaatatatttattaaattaaatatttattattaaaaggtacaagaaatcataaaaatagaataaaacataatatataaattggttcaATAATGagcattagaatatttttcCCACAAATGATCAACTAATGTATTTCGTAATAAAAAATGAGCTTCTTTCTTTGTATTCCTAAATCGagcaaattttttttgaaatcagaCATTTTCATCTTCTGCAGTTTCGACCTCTGGAAGTGGAGTTTCTCTTACAACTTCGATTTGCCAGATTATTAAATCACttgttttatgttatttttatttttatattatttatgttttttaattatgttatgcattttgtattaaattattaaaatattaaaatatcttgttttatgttattttattattttaaaatattgtttaagtaagaaataaaaagattaaaagtttaaaggaccatttcataaataaaaaaagttcagctccaaaatggagtaatgtgtaagattactccataaatggagtaaccctagCCATTACTTCATTTTGCAGTTGAAAatagagtggggttggagaggattttactccaaaatgatgtttggaatagaaaatggagtagggttgaAGATGCCCTAAGAGCCTATAATCAAAGCCCCGGGAAAAATAGGGAAAgataaaattgtttaaatttcTTGTATTATTATTAGTCTCAATTCTCAAACTATTCAGAAGCATTCAGCAAATTTATTCAtacaaatccaaaaaaaatatttctttcatGCATTGATCATATcttccaaaaaatatattgtgcAAGTAGTCTAGACCTCAATCTCTgcaaattttatttcaaaatgtttttGATTGCTAACAAAGAGTTAGTGAGGGTTGGGACTCCGATTTTTACACGTACATAtcgaaacaaaaatatttcctTCATTTATTGATCTTAAAGGAAGAATAAAAACTTACTCTGAATGTGTCGCCAATGTTAACCACCAACGCTTCAGGGTTAGGAGGGACTGAATGCCATTGGTTGTCCACTAAAACTTGAACGTGGTCTTGTTGAAgtattgttggggtcaaaatcggagAAGGCAAAGTTGACATCCAAATATccgtaaaaaaattattaacttaagaatttctacgttCCCAAGAGAGAAAAACTTACacgaaaaacttatacgaaaaaacttgcggaaattttttgttttaaaacaacgatttcttaaaacagCGATTTTTTAATCAACGATTTATTAAATCAACGATAAGATATTATCGAAGGTCTAAACATCCCCAAGGCATCGTAGCATCGCGATGGTTTCGGACGCTTGGACAATGGATTTCAATCCACGGCACAAACTCGGTCGCGATGGCGACCGAGTCACAAACAAGAGCTCGATTGCTATAGCGATCGAATCACGGAATCACGCTCGGTCGCtaggctcggtcgctatagcgaccgagctcgaCCGAGCATACATGCATCAACCATTTTCCGAAATGTTCAAAGTCTTCCCAAACAACGATACAACGTAAAAGTATGCATTCTTGACAATCCTTATAACAATCCTCCGCGAGTCGCggctaaccatttcttgatttctctATCAAATGGGATCATCAGTTCGGTTTACGATGAAACCgcagaaaattaattttatcggagaaatcgtaacaaATGTCTCGAGCCAAACGATAGGAAGAATACAAGTGTCTTTCTTTCAGTTTCGCTATTCACTACCGCTCGATGCAAGCAACTCTTGTATCTTCCATTGGTTAGAGCCTATAATCAAATCCCCCCAAGGACCGGCAGAAAAGAcagaaaaatgtttaaatttattgCATTGATTAAGTCtcccaaaaaaataattgtgtAAGCTTGTCGTATTATTAGTATTCAACGAATGCAAAGGAAAAGTTACCCTGAAAGTGTCGCCAATGTTAACCACCAAAGCTTGAGGGTTATAAGGGATGGATTGCCATTGGTTGTCCACGAAAACTTGAAGACCACTGTAGTCTTGTTGAAGTATGGTTAGAGAGGTAGGGTCGCAGTGTGGTCCTGACCCTAATACATCATTCGGTTGCTTGCACCTCGGGTAGTAATTTAATCTCAGTAAGGAATCGTTGTCTTCGAAAAAGTCTACGAAATGGCTACTATTGATTCCGAGACTCATTCCAAGAAGCTCCATGATCCTCAATGAGAGTTTGCTCATGGCCTCAGCGTATTCTTGATAAACATTCCTGCATTTATGCATGGAACAAAAACTAACTAATTAGTACAGTAGTCACTACTAACATAGAAACGCAAACTGTAAAAATGAATACAAAGAAAGCATCttttatataccctaaatctttgTATCCGTCTCCCATTTTCTTAATAATGAACTCTTTAACGATTCGGGAATGGTTCTCACTCTTCTCCTCTGGGGAGAACCTAAAAGACAGAGCATTTCCTTCCAAGGGAGTTTCTTCTTGAATTTTCCTACAAAGCTACTAGTGTAACCCCAGCTTTCGTCATGGTTCCTTTGAGCCTTCTGTTTCTCACAAGCCGGTGACTTAAAGAATGTGTCCATTAATGTACAGGCACGAGACATGAATCCCTCATCGACTCCATGGTTGGTGACCAGGAAGAAACCATGTTGCGTTGACCCTTCGGCCACGAGTTTTGTAATCTTCGAGACCAAGAACTGGTCGCCGGAGAGGACACCGGCCAGGTCGATGAGAGGGACCTGGAGGATCGGAACGTTAGCAGAGGGTTTCTGATGGTCGGGCCATACGAAATCTTGAGGTACGGTGTTTTGTTGATTATTTAGGACCGTTGAACCAAAGAACGTCAAAGGGGTATCTTAGGTTTTCTTTTCATTGAAAGAGAACTCTGTGATGTATTCCATCTCAAgtcgaaataaaaaaaaaagatgtttaaTATTTGAAAGAAACAAGAATTTTAAAGGCCTGCTTTCAAAAGGAGAAATAACGTTCGAAGTAATACGCTATCTTTTTTCTTCAGTGTTGTATAAATGGTGAGGAGAGTAACATTTATAGGAGCTCGAAGAGATCATTCATTATATAAAGACATGGTAGAATCTCAATCTATAATGACAATTGGCACGTACGCTCTGAACACGAGATgtccgtttttgtttttctcataAACCTCATTCATTATATAAAGACATGGTAGAATCTCAATCTCTAATGACAAATGGCACGTACGCTGAACACGAGATgtccgtttttgtttttctcataAACCTATTTTGTCTATGCTTATGAGCCAATCAAAACCTTTGACTATAGCTGTGTAACTCTTTATCTCATTGTACAAGACATGGTTGAATcgaatatatatacaaaccaGTTTTGATCCTCCTATAGCATCAtcttttttataggaaaaaaaattgatctatTGGTCATAATTCTCTTTATTTTATGATCTAATGAATATAAACAACTCCTATTTCTACAGTCATCTTTTTTAAACAACACATCTTTTAAATAGATATAatcatacatttttattattaaaatttattttaaacaacacATCTTTTAAATAGACACAATCAtacattttcatcattaaaaacTTTATGTTTTGAGCAGTTATTTATTTGAAACGACACATCTCTTGAATAGTAAGACACGtacattttcataatttgtgtattttgtgaaaaaaacaatttgaagaATTAGAATCTAACAGTTAGAATTGTTTTTTTCATCTAATGGACCTAGAAATTTCCTTTACTAATAATAGCAATCctatttaattttgaaagattgtcttttaataaaaaccaaaatatatttgttttaagaattatactttttctttataaaaatttgtgtttttcataaaattacttaaatctattatttaattCTAGTGATAAACCATTACAAATTTTGGTGTTAACTAT is a genomic window containing:
- the LOC108807780 gene encoding LOW QUALITY PROTEIN: gibberellin 20 oxidase 4 (The sequence of the model RefSeq protein was modified relative to this genomic sequence to represent the inferred CDS: deleted 2 bases in 1 codon; substituted 1 base at 1 genomic stop codon) — encoded protein: MEYITEFSFNEKKTXDTPLTFFGSTVLNNQQNTVPQDFVWPDHQKPSANVPILQVPLIDLAGVLSGDQFLVSKITKLVAEGSTQHGFFLVTNHGVDEGFMSRACTLMDTFFKSPACEKQKAQRNHDESWGYTSSFVGKFKKKLPWKEMLSFRFSPEEKSENHSRIVKEFIIKKMGDGYKDLGNVYQEYAEAMSKLSLRIMELLGMSLGINSSHFVDFFEDNDSLLRLNYYPRCKQPNDVLGSGPHCDPTSLTILQQDYSGLQVFVDNQWQSIPYNPQALVVNIGDTFRALTNGRYKSCLHRAVVNSETERKTIAFFLSPKVDKVVKPPEELEGEREYPDFTWSMLHEFVKKHYKTDENTLEEFTKWLKKSGNV